The Prevotella sp. E9-3 genome has a window encoding:
- a CDS encoding DMT family transporter: MQRLRFLYHAVAFLVVAIWGSTFVFTKLLLLGGLSAAQIFTFRFVIAYLMLLAFSMTKGIRWVSDTWKDELIMAGLGLSGGSLYFLAENSAMNYTTTTNTSLIICLSPLFASALISLFYKSERLNRIQVLGTLMAATGVAVVVMNGHFVLHLSPKGDALAFTACLCWAVYSLLMIPASAHYGTLFITRKVFFYGLIFMIPYFLWKPGLNTHLLIEQPQLIGNLLFLGCVASMLCFLAWNWAMKKLGAVVATNYVYFNPVTTILFAWLILSEQITIFFIIGTLLILIGMYLADKRTK; this comes from the coding sequence ATGCAAAGACTAAGATTTCTCTATCACGCTGTGGCCTTTCTGGTAGTGGCTATCTGGGGTTCTACCTTTGTGTTTACCAAACTGCTGCTGTTGGGTGGCCTCTCTGCCGCACAGATATTCACCTTCCGCTTTGTCATAGCCTATCTGATGCTGCTGGCATTCAGTATGACGAAAGGCATTCGCTGGGTGTCCGACACGTGGAAAGACGAACTCATCATGGCCGGACTCGGCCTTTCGGGCGGTTCGCTCTATTTCCTTGCAGAAAACTCGGCCATGAACTATACCACCACTACGAATACTTCCTTGATTATTTGCCTGAGTCCACTATTTGCCTCGGCACTCATCAGCCTGTTCTATAAGTCTGAACGACTGAACCGCATACAGGTGTTAGGCACACTGATGGCGGCCACTGGTGTAGCTGTAGTGGTGATGAACGGACACTTCGTACTCCATCTCTCGCCAAAGGGCGATGCACTGGCCTTCACGGCATGTCTTTGCTGGGCGGTGTATAGTCTGCTGATGATACCAGCCTCAGCCCATTATGGCACATTGTTTATTACGCGAAAGGTGTTTTTCTACGGACTCATATTCATGATTCCTTATTTCCTATGGAAGCCCGGACTCAACACCCACCTGCTCATAGAACAGCCTCAGCTCATCGGCAACCTGCTTTTTCTGGGCTGTGTAGCCTCAATGCTATGTTTCCTTGCCTGGAACTGGGCAATGAAGAAACTGGGCGCTGTAGTGGCCACAAACTATGTCTATTTCAATCCTGTGACCACCATTCTCTTTGCGTGGCTCATTCTCTCCGAACAAATCACCATCTTCTTCATCATAGGCACCCTCCTCATCCTCATCGGCATGTACCTGGCCGATAAGCGCACAAAGTAG
- the pgeF gene encoding peptidoglycan editing factor PgeF, with product MDLLNRYQLGTNIIAFSTTRHGGCSKGNYAGFNINRFCGDDVEDIRKNRETLCSLLGIDDCRLLMPHQVHLTKTVRIDEALLTLSEEEKTEALEGYDALMTNLSGVCIGVSTADCIPVLLCDESHHAVCAIHAGWRGTAGRIVEKALAEMGKAYSTRPEQVKAQIGPGIHLESFEVGDEVYETFLKEGFDMKAISKKFPAKDSSLLHLPSSIKKWHIDLPECNRLQLRDSGVPESQISVSPVCTFQQSTDYFSARRLGIHSGRIFTGIMIQE from the coding sequence ATGGACTTATTGAATCGCTATCAATTAGGGACAAACATCATAGCCTTCAGCACTACCCGACACGGCGGATGCAGCAAAGGCAATTATGCCGGATTCAACATCAATCGCTTCTGCGGCGATGACGTAGAGGATATTCGCAAGAACCGTGAGACACTCTGCTCACTGCTTGGCATTGACGACTGCCGTCTGCTGATGCCTCATCAGGTGCATCTGACAAAGACCGTCCGAATAGACGAGGCGCTGCTCACTCTTTCAGAAGAAGAAAAAACGGAGGCACTGGAGGGCTACGACGCACTGATGACCAATCTCTCGGGCGTTTGTATCGGTGTTTCCACGGCCGACTGCATTCCTGTTCTGCTGTGCGATGAGAGTCATCATGCCGTTTGTGCCATTCATGCCGGATGGCGTGGCACCGCAGGCCGAATCGTTGAAAAGGCACTGGCAGAGATGGGAAAAGCCTACAGCACACGTCCTGAACAGGTAAAAGCACAGATAGGTCCTGGCATCCATCTGGAGAGTTTCGAAGTGGGCGACGAGGTGTATGAGACCTTTTTAAAAGAAGGATTCGATATGAAAGCCATCAGCAAAAAGTTCCCTGCAAAGGACTCTTCCCTCTTACATCTTCCATCTTCCATCAAAAAATGGCATATCGACCTGCCTGAGTGCAACCGCCTGCAACTAAGGGATTCGGGCGTTCCCGAAAGTCAGATCAGCGTTTCGCCCGTATGCACTTTTCAGCAATCAACAGACTACTTCTCGGCTCGCCGTTTAGGCATTCACTCAGGCCGTATCTTCACAGGAATCATGATTCAGGAATAA